The nucleotide sequence gatatgcttctcgtcggactcgttaaaggaaaaagtttcttccagttcgtggtgaTTAATCGCtgatctgatgtccagaagttattttcggtcataagagaaggTAGCAGCAACAATATGTACAtaataagttaaaaaataagttatacaaaacagaaaaaaactaacaaaatagcacaattggttgggagaatgtacaacgtcagccatgttctttggcACCATCTTGTGCTATCACTTTATGTGAATTTCTAAGCATTTGTCACCAAAAGGCTTCATAatacataaaggtcatgttaactgactggtattacctcatagaacaaaacgtttaagatctcctaagcctgtgttaacctcagaccttaatTTCAACGTTCATCCCAAAACACTATTCTTTCCCTGTCAttttccccataggaatggctgaatgaaccagaatgttttttaggactacaagctggctaGCTCTACTGTCATCAGATCCTGTAACAGTTTGAACACAAGCCCTGGTATTTACaacaagtagctagctaacaatgctAATGTTAAATATGAAGTTGTCGCTCAACAGTAAGCAAATAGCTAACCCTGTAGAACCCTGTAGATAATGTTACTGTTCAAACTGTGATAACATAAAGCAGATCTGTTTTCAAAGATGTAATATTACGATTCAATTGTTTTGATAATTTTAAGGAGAACAAGAAGCTTCGCTATTCTCCATCTTCAAAGTTATGTTGTTTACGTAAAGAGATCTTGTGATCAAAACTCCCCCCACTTCCAATGCATTATGGCTTTGAAATTCCTTTAAAGTGTGCAGCAATTTCTACTAAATGAGAACCCGAAATGAGCATAACATCTTGGCATTTAAAGCACACTTGATTTTCAAAAATTAACATACTATAAAACATACTGAGAATGCGTCATGTGTTTCCCGCTACGCCTGGATTTAGGTAGCTCATCCCGATATTTAATTGATCAGCTAATAAttgacccccacacacacacacacacacacacacacacacacacacacacacacacacacacacacacacacacacacacacacacacacacacacacacacacacagtaaatgaACAATGGGTACCGTACAATatttggtctctctctcctctcagcttgATCTACTGCATTACAGTTTCTTCTTTACTCTCAGTTCAGTGAGTTCACAGTGCTTAACAGTCTGAGGAGGTATgcactctctctccacctctcactaTTTCCCAATCGTTCTCCACTCTGCCTAATACAACAGGGTGTGATTCATTTGAATGGTCGGTAGCAACGAAAGCTCCAATAAGTTGTCTTCACCACTCCCACAggactctctccttctcccctctctctctctctctccacccctccctccttgGTTCAATTCTACTTCCCTTTACCATGTCTTCAGCCCAGAGACCTTACTATTTGTGTGAATCTGTAATATATTAGAGCTTACCCAAACCTCGAGGGGGTAAACTTCAGTAGCTTATTAGCTTACTTAAGTTGTAGCGAGGACGTTTTTCAATTAACCAAGTTCGTAAACTCCTCTAAAAACTAATGTTCCCAATGTTCGTAAAATTATAAAGATGTCACAAGGAAGACGTCACTAACGGCATTCAATAGTTTGAATCACTCAATAATCATGTTTTGCAGAGAAGTGATTGTAGTCTGTTCCTCAAGACTTTGTAGAGAACAGCCAATTCAGTAAGGCTGAGTGCCCTCTACTGGCACGTTGGAACTACAGCTCTGTTTCACTgtgggtgtattcactaggaaccaaacggagGCAAGCGGGCCAAAATGGGAAACTCTAATTTTCATTAAAAAACATTTTGTTATGGTTTGCTATGgtgtgtacactcttagaaaaaagggttccacaAGGGTTTTCagatgtccccataggagaatcctTTTGGGATCCAGgtaaaccctttttggtttcagttAGAACCTTTTTtccactgtggaaagggttcttcatggaacccaaaagggttttacctggaaccaaaaggggttttACATGGGACCaataagggttcttcaaaggcttCTCCTATGTGGACAGTCGAATAACCCTGTTAGGTTCTAGATAACACCTTTTATTCCAAGAGTgtactaatgaatacaacccattATTCTCACTGAATCCAGTGCTTGACTTGACAGGAATAGGTGCCGGTTCTATTTACATTTAGGTGCAGGAgatccacaatactgttgagctaataagaggtgcaggagattcacaatactgttgagctaataagaggtgcaggagctccacaatactgttgagctaataagagatgcaggagctccacaatactgttgagctaataagaggtgcaggagctccacaatattgttgagctaataagagatgcaggagctccacaatactgttgagataataagaGGTGCATGAGCTCAGCTAATAAGagatgcaggagctccacaatactgttgagataataagaGGTgtaggagctccacaatactgttgagctaataagagatgcaggagctccacaatactgttgagctaataagaggtgcaggagctatacaatactgttgagctaataagaggtgcaggagctccacaatactgttgagctaataagaggtgcaggagatccacaatactgttgagctaataagaggtgcaggagctccacaatactgttgagctaataagagatgcaggagctccacaatactgttgagctaataagaggtgcaggagctccacaatattgttgagctaataagagatgcaggagctccacaatactgttgagataataagaGGTGCATGAGCTCAGCTAATAAGagatgcaggagctccacaatactgttgagataataagaGGTgtaggagctccacaatactgttgagctaataagagatgcaggagctccacaatactgttgagctaataagaggtgcaggagctccacaatactgttgagctaataagaggtgcaggagctccacaatactgttgagctaataagaggtgcaggagctccacaatactgttgagataataagaggtgcaggagcttcacaatactgttgagctaataagaggtgcaggagctccacaatactgttgagctaataagaggtgcaggagcttcacaatactgttgagctaataagaggtgcaggagcttcacaatactgttgagctaataagaggtgcaggagctccacaatactgttgagctaataagaggtgcaggagctccacaatactgttgagctaataagaggtgcaggagctccacaatactgttgagctaataagaggtgcaggagcaCCACAATACTGTTGTgctaataagaggtgcaggagcttcacaatactgttgagctaataagaggtgcaggagctccacaatactgttgagctaataagaggtgcaggagctccacaatactgttgagctaataagaggtgcaggagctccacaatactgttgagataataagaggtgcaggagctccacaatactgttaagctaataagaggtgcaggagctccacaatactgttgagctaataagaggtgcaggagatccacaatactgttgagataataagaggtgcaggagatccacaatactgttgagataagaggtgcaggagcttCACAATACTGTTGCgctaataagaggtgcaggagctccacaatactgttgagctaataagaggtgcaggagctccacaatactgttgagctaataagaggtgcaggagctccacaatactgttgagctaataagaggtgcaggagcttcacattactgttgagctaataagaggtgcagaagctccacaatactgttgagctaataagaggtgcaggagctcaagcagtagaacatttgaggtgcctgTACTCAGCTCCGGTGAATACGTTCAACAACAAATGACCGTACTGTACATGTCCGGGCATGTTGAACAAAGCACAAACAAAGGACTTGAGTGTTTTGAACAGCACACTGGGGTTTCTAGAAACAAACATCTAACGTTCTGTATTAATCTCTCCCTCATTCCCTGTGTGACCCTTTCTAATTGTTGAAGAACAATTGTCTTTCATGAGAGTGTGCACTAAACTGGAGCATTCAGTTATCAGGAGCAATTATCAAGTATGTCATTGAATTGCAACTTGAAAACTCACTTAAACTCGTGAAGAGCACTTATTCTATCAGACGTCAGCTGTGTCTCAGTTGAATGCTTCTCCACTTCCTCTATCTAGCCCAACAGGGACCATTTCTGAATTGTGCTACTGGTCTGGACGGATTAAATGTTAGTTACAGAAAGTTGATGAACTGTTGCAGGAAATTTATACAATGAGTTTTACAGGAATTGGTGCGTTCCAATAATCACATCTTCTTCCTGTTGTGTCCATGGGCAAGAGGGGGTTTCCATGTACAAGTCATTTCCTGTCAAATCCATGAAGAGAAGTGAACAAGTACACACTTTggaagaaaggagagataattgggacgcAGCCCTGGTGAGATAAAATTATAACACTGTAGCTGTGAAACCAGTGAGGTTTGAAGTAGTCACAGTTAACGGATGACAAAGAACTGTTGGCAGTCTGCTCAGGCTTCCTATCTGTTCATAATAAAAAATGCTGAGTCATCTCTTCAATACAGACAACTTTAATCAGAGCTTTACAGAGCAACTAGGCAGGAAGTGAAAAGACAACCATAAGATCCATTGTAATGGATGGTCCTTTATGACAAATGAGTAGTAGAACGTTCAGAGGAAAAAAGAGAACGCGATCGCTGAGGGAACGACTGCAAGAGTGTAATAACAAAAACATCACAATATAACAATATTACAATAAgaagtctgatggtgatagataCATCTCAATATAACAATATTACAATAAGAAGTATGATGGTGATAGATACATCTCAATATAACAATATTACAATGGTTTAGAAGTTCCTTTACTTTCATGGACTTCAGACGAGTACAGAACTACAGTGAAACAGCTATAGCGCAGCTACTACCAGTCTTTGGTTTCAGGATTCTCTTTGGTAGTCACTACAAGGGTCAAGTCTGGCCAGGGACCTGATAGAGCTTGGCACTTGTGGGTTTGAATTTCCGCTAGGGCAACCCATACAAAAATGGGTTGCCCACTACAACATCACATGCCCTAGTGAATACGATCCTCATACATTTACAGAAATGTTGATTTGATTCAAGTGTCATGTCCCAGTCCTTCAGATAAAGGTAGTAGAGTAACGTCAGGTCAAATTAATATCAAATCCGTTTGTAGACGTAGATGATTTTGTTGCAGTTGGGACAGCTGTGATCCACATCTTTACATGAGTCTACACAGAACGGGATGGCGCAGCATGGCCAGCACCTAGAGGGTAAACAGTGGAATTAATTCATTGTCTCTGtccaaaatggtaccctattccataATGCACTAATTAAAGGTTTGAATATAGGCTTTAGTTGAGAGGGCTAACACTGTTGTGTGGTGCATCCGGGTTTCTTACCCCAGTTGGTCATATACACAGCTATACTACAGCATAGCATTACTGAATGATTTCTCTCACCCAACAATGAAGAGGCCTCCACAGATGAGCCAGGTGAGCAGGCCAGCGTTGGTCTCTGTATTGGTGACCACGTGCTGCTGGCAGTGGGGACACATGGTCGAACCTCCGACCTCCATCAGGCTAGGAGTCATTATTACCTGGgttactgaggagagagagagaaacacacaaggTTAGGAGACATTATTGCGTGGGTcactgaggagaaagagagagagacacaaggttaggagatgttattacATGGgtcactgaggagagagagagagagaatgtttggAGCCATTATTACATGGGtcaccggagagagagagagagagagagattgagagagattaCATGggtcactgagagagagagagagagagagagagagagagagagagagagagagagagagagagagagagagagagagagagagagagagagagagagagagagagagagagagagagagagagagagagagagagagagagagagagagagagagagagagagaaggttaagAGACGTTATTAGACATTATTACATGGgtcactgaggagagagagaaagagacaaggtTATGAGTCATTATTACATGGGTcagtgaggagaaagagagagaaaatgttaGGAGACATTATTAAATGGGTtactgaggagagagacaagTTTAGGAGACATTATTACATGGGTCACTGAGAGAGACAATGTTAGGAGACATTATTACATGGGTCACTGAGGAGAGACAATGTTAGGAGACATTATTGCATAGGTCACTGAGTAGAGTCAAGGTAACCAAGTTC is from Salvelinus namaycush isolate Seneca chromosome 41, SaNama_1.0, whole genome shotgun sequence and encodes:
- the LOC120034527 gene encoding lipopolysaccharide-induced tumor necrosis factor-alpha factor homolog; this encodes MEKGYPGDGTSAPYPGPPMNYGGIATGQGPQPGLYPQPPGGYPASPGPPQPGFQPGPYQGGPQAGVYPPPPQYTSGPGGPVPVVTQVIMTPSLMEVGGSTMCPHCQQHVVTNTETNAGLLTWLICGGLFIVGCWPCCAIPFCVDSCKDVDHSCPNCNKIIYVYKRI